The following DNA comes from Hordeum vulgare subsp. vulgare chromosome 3H, MorexV3_pseudomolecules_assembly, whole genome shotgun sequence.
GCTCGCGGAAACGGCCGAAACCTGCGTTTCCGCTGAGTCTGGCTGGGAGCCTCTTTATGCATCCGTCGGGCCTGGCCCAGTAAGACATGCAGGCTACCAAACATTGAGAATATTGCACGATGGATGCGAGCCAGCTGCGACGCAAGGAACCAAACACGCCCTTAGCCAAACACTTGTGGCCTGTTATGTGACTTGTAGCTGCATGACTACAAGCCTCTTAGGATGATTGTACTTTCCACCTTTTCAATGAAACGAAACGCAAAGagtcttttgcgttttctcgaaataaataaatataaagcaCACCTATAACCTGTTGTAAAACTGGAATGTTTTATCATAATTTATGACCTGATGAAGTGCTTCAGCGCTTTTCAGACAAGCAAAAAGCACACTTTTAAAAGCAAAACGAGGATGTAATTTGCAATCATCAGTACACATAGTAACTGCACCGTTTTAGTTTTGTGGAATTAGCATTTTTGAAATCATGGAAGGACCACTCTAATTTCTATATTTATTGTCAAATTTTTAGTATGCCATTTCCGACTCCTGTCTATAAACATTATGGTTTAGCACAATGAATCATTGTGTTATTCTGTTGTTTTATTATATGTGATGGTTACACAGGGTTCTCAAATGCTAATTTACAGCTGGAGGAAGCGAGATACCAACATCGTAGGAAGCAGAAAATAGgcagtactgtgtgtgccagattAGATATAATACAGTAGCCAACAATAATAGAATAACAAAGCAACACGTGAGAGGTGATTTCCTGTGGTTACAGCATGCATGTTTTGATGCTAATGGCATTTTTGTTGGGTCTCGGTACCTTTTAAACTGATCATAGGATTTATACTTTGTTTCTATATTTTCTTACGATTATATGTTAATATGTCATGCTATTAAAGCTAGAGATTATGTACTTCATTAAATGCCTACCGTTGATCTTAACTGTTTATTTATTTCTTGATGGCACCAGTAAATGAAAAAATGGCTGATGGACAAGATCGACAGGAGAATACAAACCTCACTCATCAAGGAAGACCAAACAAAAGGACAGCATCTGTTTTGGATTCTATCACTGGTAACAATTAGCCCGGTTAATTCGAAGTATCTCCAGACCTGATGTTGTCATATACATTGAGTGTACAATGAAAAAACAAATTTAAGGTGTCATTCATTTTCTACCTTTCTGATCACTAACTTTTTTATTTTGCTGGAAAGTTTAGACACAGTCAAGGAGGGGACTCCAGAGTATAATCTAGATGAACCAACTATGGAGCAGAAACTCGAAAGTCTAAATTTGCTCAACAAGTCTGAATTCCTTGAAGAGCAATCAACTTCTCTGGCGCCGCCAAGTGCAGATTCAGTCTATATTTTGCTGAAGCAAGCTTTGCGTGCTGATGATCACACTGAATTGGTGAAATGCTTGTACAATAGAGACGAAAAGGTATGGCTTTCTTCTCTTTGGTGTGCAATGTTTGGTCAAATCTTTCGTTGCCGTTTGTCTTGGTCACACCGTGAAAGAAATTTTACTTTGAAACAATGGTCGTACGCATACTTTTTTTCCACAAGTTTAGTCAATGATGTTGCAGATACATGTTTTCCCCTTGGTTGTGATGCAACTTTTCACCTCATATGTTCCATTTCCTGGTTCATAGAGTTTCTCTATGTCACAATCACAAAACACTGGAGACATGCTCAAGTTCTCATGATCAATCACAGTTGATTGACTCAACATTTTTTAGTAGTGATGAAGCTGAATTTGGTGATTCAAATCTAGCATCTGGTTTTCTTTTCTTATCAGCTCCATGTTTAATGAATATCCTCGTAGTAAGTAAAGGCGCACAGAAAATAAGAGGATAAATTATATGTAACCCAGAGTTGCTACCACTGATGTTATTGATAACGGAGAAGAAACAAAGTTATTCCTGGTCTTGACTCTTGACCAATGCACTACGCCTCTAGTCTTATTCAGTCAAGTTGGGAGGCTTTATAAACAGGCTTTATAAACATCGTTGCTAGAAGTTGTCGGTTAGGCCAAGGACTGGCCTGCGTTTTGGTCCATAACAAACCTAATGGTTTAACTTTCAGTTattagtagttgccaaagtcagcATTTGCCATGTTATTTATTCTTATTGCTATTTGATGCAACATTTTCTCTTGTCTGATAATTTACTGTTGCGTTACATGCAGGTCATTGTAAAGTCAGTATCACTCCTAACACCAGGAGATGCCCTGAAGCTTCTCAAGTTCTTCGTGTCATCAATACAATCTAGGTAGGAAAGCTTCCAAGGCATTTTGTCTCTTTAGTACTTTTTGTGGGACAAACTAAACTATGTAGTGATCTACTCCCTCATCccgtaatataagagcgttttttacACTAGTGTAGTgacaaaaacgctcttatattatgggacagagggagtaataaCTAGAGAACACCAGTCCATTGACTCTGATACTATCTTCAGTCAAGACACCTTTAACTGTATCCATGTATACGTTGAACTGTTAAGGTCTTACTATATTTTGGACCCGATCTTTTTTGGGAAGGACTAGAATATACGGCTTCCAAAATATGCTTAGCCTCTTCTAGTAACTTCTCCTATTATTTGGTGATTTTTTATTTTGCGTGCATGCATACACATATCACAGCTTTACAAAAAGTTCTTATTTAGGGATATTTATTCTCCACAGGGGTGCAAAGCTGGTTTGTTTGCTCCCGTGGCTACAAACTTTACTTAGCCGGCACATGAGCAGCATAGTGTCGCAGGAGTCTTCTCTGCTGTTGCTCAATTCGCTCTATCAGGTTAGTAATTTTATCAGCTGCCCTAACAGTACATCGAAAAATATATATTTGATCAAGAATCTTTGATCAAGATTACCACATTTTCGTTTGTACTGAATGCATTTTTTTCTCAGCTTATTGATGCAAGAACGTCGACCTTCAAATCAGCACTTCAACTCTCTACCACCCTTGATTACCGTTTCAGTGAGGTAAAAATTTCCTTCCTGTAAAAAGAGATGTTGGTTTTTGGTATTGGAAATAATTTGAAGATTTTCCAGATTGCTGATGAAGAAACTGACAAGGAAGAGGCGGTCGCACCGATTATCTACGAGGACAAGGACACAGACGACGAAGAATCTGAAATCGATGCTATGGAAACTGATGGGGAGAGTGAAGAGCTCGGTGATGTTACCGATGCCTTGAAGCATTCAGATGGAAATGATATTATGAGCGACTGACATATAGACTCTTCTAGGACTGAGCTCTCAATCATCCTTTACGGGTCTTGCTAAAAAATCATCTGCAAAAGGTAGGAGCTCAAAAGCTCATGGTGTGTATATGAGGCCGCTATATGTTGTTGGATAAAGTTTTGAGTGCCTCAGATTTTCATGGAAAACTCAGCTAGGCTTGTAGGAATACTATGTTAAGCATCGTGTTATCTAGCGCAAACACTCAAATATCTGCAAGCATTTGAAATGGCATTTCATTTGCGAGATGACAATTTACGCACTTGTCATAGTATGTTTTTTTTACGTCTAGCATAATATGTGCATTTCTTAAAAATTACATATGGGGCAGTTCAGTTTAGTTCCCTATCTCGTGGGGTGTAATtctcatgaaaattacatagcAGACGGCCAGAAAGGAAAGGCGATGAAGGTTCGTGGTACCAGTTTCGACTCCTCGGCAGCATCGGCGCTCTTGAGATCCACTTCATTGttactcaaattttttttttgagGAATTCTTACTCTAATTTCTCCACCTTATGGTGAGGTGCCATGGTGCTCTGCTGCTTCTGTATGATTCATTCGGTCCGGATGTTCCCTGTCCTTGATTATTCGCCCTTTGCTCCTCTTTAGGTTGTTGACACAGCAGGCCTTAAGTGCCTCGTTGCTAGCCGCCCGATGGTTCAAATGAATAAAGTAGCTTATGAGCTTGCTAGATTACCTAAATGTTTTATGACTAGGAATTGGTTCGAGGAGCCTATGAAAAATATTGGGAAATTGTTTATAATCAACCGGCTGATTTTTCTATTCCGTTCTCTATTTCGTAAGCTGCCTTTTCCGATTGACACGTCCTCCTGTAGGGCCCATCCACCGCGCACTCCCATCTTGCCTTATCTCTTTCCTCACCgctcgtcttcttcctcattgCCCCCCTCATCTCTCTCTGCAGCGCACTCGCTCTCCTCCAGCACCGCTGCTGCGCAACTCGCTCTCATGATGTGAGCCACCGCCTTCTCTACTCCGTAAGCCGCCTTTCCCGATTGACACATCCTCCTGTAGGGCCCATCCACCGCGCACTCCCATCTTGCCTTATCTCTTTCCTCACCGCTCGttttcttccttattttcccccTCATCTCTCTATGCAGTCTCCTCCAGCACCGCTGCTGCGCAACCGCCATGGCCGCAGTTGCCGAGCTGCGAGATGATGTGAGCCACCGCCGCTAGCCATGCCTTCTGATCTGGCCCGTACATGTTGCTCCCCAGCTGCAATccatgagagagagggagggatctCCGCCATTGCCGCAGAATAGAGAAGCAGAGCTGCGTAACAAACGTGGTGCCGCGCGCCGACAGCAGAGCTGCAGTGGAACACGAAGGTGTGGCGGTGGATATGCAGTGCATCGGGGTGGTGATGCGCGCCGGAGAGGCAGAGCTGCATCGCAACATGCCGGAGCTGCGATGGGCCGCCAGCATTGTGTTGGAGCACCGCGTTTCGATTTTGCGGCTGCAATGAAGCATGGCCGGGGCTGCATTGGAGCACTGTGCACCTGTGGCACGACTACAATGAAGCACGACCAGAGCTGCGATGAGCCGTCGGCGTTGCGTTGGAGCACCGCGTGCTGCTGTTACGGCTGCAATGAAACATGGCCGGAGTTGCGACAGGCCGCCGGCGTTGCCTTGGAGCACCATTGTGCCGGTGTTGTTGTTGCAATGGTGCATCACCGCGCTGACGAACGCCCAGCCCCAACGACGAGGGTGTGCGGCCCCTGCTTGCGAAGTTGGGCGGCGCTGCTTCCGCGGTGACTCGTGTTTGTTTTTTCAGTGTAAATCCAACAACTGCGAGGGAAGGATCGGATGGCTGTGCAGGCGGATGATTTCTCTAAGAAATCATCCGACTAATCCGTAGCATCGCCCAAAATATTGTATCTCTTCTAATAGACAATGTAATCATTGTCTCTAATTAATAAAGTTGTAGCCGTTTAAAAAAGAACAACATGTTGCATGAGCATAATCCAGTAATTAGCATTAATATAATAATTGACAACTACGCCATCTTGATGATCGTGATGCATAGATCATTAATatgtcatattcatgcatgttTGTCTCAATTAAAATTGGGATTAGGCTCAACCCATGTTTAATCTCTCTTTTGTTATGGGGTATTTGGGAGTGCACTATATGTTGCTCTCTACTTCATTTAAAATAGCTGGATAGTTGTAGTTTCATTCATTATCAATCTATGTTGCTGTTATTCATGTTAAACAAAATTTAAAGTTCCCCGCAAAAAAACTTTAAACTTGATGTGTAGATAAATAAGATGAAACCCTTCCTGAATGTGAAGTTTAACAGTTGCATGTCCAACTTCACTTTAAGTTGCTAGCAAACTGCATTGGATCATCTTGCATGTCATGAACATGTTGTATCTTCCTCGTGGTAGTAATATTGCATTTGTTGTTCTTTCCATTGTTGCTTTGCTTCTTTACGGATAGGACTCTCATATGACATCAACTATGAGCAAGATTTATGGATGTACTaaccttagagcatctacaaccggacccctCATACCCGTCTCAAACATCAGGGCAGTCCGCCCATCATTGACTCGTCACGAAATATCGATCCAGTCGGGCGCCTCAAACGACCCTCAAACGCACAGGCTCATCGACACCCCTCGTATTCATCCTAAATATGGGTGGGGGCGCCCGAGCGCGCCCGGGCATGCCCGCCACGTCGGCCTGACGACGGGGTCCCACCGGGACTTGCATGGAAAACGAGCGGTCCGATGGACGCCTCGCCGGTTGCCACGGTGTGAACGTCGCGTGGCGTCGCTATGGCTCGCCGCCCGAGGCAAAATCCAGCTATTTAAGTCGGCCGGCGTCCCCCAACCCTAGCgcatccacctcctctctctctgcACCGCCACTCGAGCCCTTCCGCCTCCTCTCCCATGCTCTCCGGCGTCGATATGGTCCGGCGTAAGATCACCACCTACATGATGCTTACGCCGGAGAGCCATATGCAGATCAAGGCGGAGATCCAGGCTTGGCGAGTCGCCCGCATTGCTGTGGGTGTGCCTCCGGACTCACGGGAGCTGGAGGAGGAGCAACAACAGTagtcagaggaggaggagggcgagcATCTGTCGGAGCCGACGAAGGTGGTGGATCCGAAGGAGGACGAGGCGGAGCAGCCTGCTGCGGGGTTCAACATGGCGGAGGTGGAGGCGGAGTTCGCCGTCACCCAAGCCGAGGATATGACGAAGCAACATGCCATCTTGGAGTCCATTCTGGATGAGGCCGAGGTAGAGGCCAACCGGGAGCTCCTCCGACAGAAGCAGGAGGAGGCCGACACGCTCTTCGCCGAACTCGAGGCAcacatgaaggaggaggaggaggaggccggagtGGAGCAGCCACAGGCGCCAAAGGGGGCAGAGCTCTAGCTGTCGTGCATGTATCCATCGAAGAGTAGCTACATAGTGCGTAGGTTTTTATTTTGCATGCTTTTGTATGGATACAAGAATTTAGTATGAGGTGTCCGAATGCAGTGTTGCTAACTTGAGGCGTGCCCGACCAGTCTCGGCAGATGCGCCCGAGCGCGTCCGCGGGGATTTGAGGGGTCATATTTACCAACTGtgattgtagatgctcttagactCCAGGAAAGACTTACAACCCACTCCTTGTTCATGCCTTACCAATACCTTTTTACTTATGCTCGCACTAGGTTACGACTTTGTAGTTGTAGAAGATGATCTCATAACTAATGTTGATCCACACATATTGCATGATCTCCTTACCCAACTATACTATCCATGTTTAGGTTGCAACCCTCGTCATGCTTCTATTGGGCTCATCGTAATTATGGTATGCTTCTGAAGGTGAAATTATACAATGTTATGAAATGTGGTAGTAGGATGGtaattgaaaggacatggatgtcacctggaggggggggggggttgaataggcggTTTAAAAACAATTACGGCTTAGGCTTGaataatgcggaataaaactagcgtTTAATTTGTCGAGCACAAAACCTAAATATACTAGGCTCAACTAAGTGCACCAACATCTTATGCTAAACAAGACAAACCACtatgtgatagcaagatatataacttgAGACATgaaggctatcacaaagtaaagtgataAGTAAATGGCTTGGGCAAGAGATAATTGAGGCACGcaaagacgatgatgtatcccgaagttcacaccttcGTTGATGGTAATcttcgttagagcggtgtggaggcatagtGATCCCCAAAattccactagggccaccgtattctcttcacgccctcgcacaatgcaagatgccatgactccactaagggacccttgagggtggtcaccaaacccgtacattGGCGACCCTTGAGGACGGTCACTGAGCCTGTACAAATTGcccgaggcaatctccacaacttaattggaggctcccaaagcatccaaagctttacaccataatgattgagcttcgcAACAACACCAACCGTCTAGGGCTTCCAAGCACTCAAGGGTAACAAGCTCTAAGGTACCAAGCACCCCAAGAGTAATAAATCCCACCACAATAAGTAATGTAtgaagaaatatgagaggaagaacaaaggagGAGAGCAcacaagaactccaagatctagatacaAAGGGTTCCCTTCACTTAGAGGAGAGATGGATTTGTGGAAATGTAGATCCACCCCTACTCTCTCTTTTTTCTAAAAAGGATGTGAGACTCATCGGAGGAATAGAGAGCAGTCAAGCTCCAAGAGGTCAACAATGGTGGGGAAAACTTGCTCAAGATCCGTTATTGACTTGGGGAAAGAAGACCCCCATTTATAGGACCACATGAATCTAACCATTACAACACAGATTTACACACGAACGGTACAACCGCTCAAGGCGAAAATGCTAGCTGCGGTGTCCGGTGCGGTACAACCAATAGTACCGCTAAATAAAATTCAACCGGGACAACCGGACGAGTATTGCCGTGAACCGCCCTGGTACCCGAACGGGATCACCCGTCTGCGGTACAAAGAACTATACATGGTGAGAAACAACCGCTGTGTCTGGGCTTCGACGGTGGCTAAGTCACGAGCGGTTCAACCGCCTAAGAACGCCGGTTGTATCGCTACAAAGATTGTAGCTGGGACAACTGGGCGACTACCACCCGCTACTTGTAAATTGCATTGGAATTTTCCCCGATGAGGAGAGGAGATGCATCATAGTAGAGATAAGTACTTCCCTCAATGATAACCAatgttattgaaccaataggaggaccacaacAATGCCAGTCTTCAGTACTTACTGTCGGTGTGAAACCCGACAGACCTTAGGGTAGGGGGTGCCGAGATGTGGATCTCACATAGATGGTAACATGAACATGGGAGACGacgtttatccaggttcgggccctcttgatggaggtaaaaccctatgtcctactcttgtttatattgatgatgaagtatcgagtacaagcttgatctacctcaagatagTGAGTTGTGTTCTAACCCTAGGGCTAGATGGATGATATTGTGTTGATGTCCCCTCTACGAGCTAAACCCTATGGCTTATATACATGCCAGGGAGGGTATCTAGGGTTACAAGGTCGGTATCCTAGCGTAGAGGCAACATGAGGAGTCTTGGAGTATACGTCAAGCCTCTGGCAGATGTAGTCTTGATAACATCCCATCGTGCAACCACTTCCGGAGTCCACCTTGAGAAGAATGAGGGCCCATTGGCCCAATCCGAGGAGCATGAGCCGACTAGGTTAGTACACCCTAGTCCAGGACACTGCCAGTAGCCCCGAACTGCTCTTCTATGCCGAGGACGACTCACTTGACGAAGATAACCACGGATCCAAAGTCCTTGGCTCGACAGACGAGTTTCCTTCATGACTTCCAAACTCGTGAACCGCTCTCGAAAGAAATGGCGTCTGACAAACAAGACCTAGCCATACTCATATTTTACCCGAAGAGGCGAGGTAACTTTTCCTTGAAGGCCGACCTCGTAGCTGTGAATAGTGCCTCCTAGCATGACAACTTTATAGTGGCTCACCCTGCGATGGGTCGAGCCGTTACTGCATACCCCAAATCGCAACATGAGACAATCTTTTTATTGATGCATCCCATTGAAATGGAGATCGTGTCCGTTTTATTAGGGATATAGTCAAGATTTTATTTCCCCCATATGCACAACGACATCTTTTGCGGAAGTTTCATTTTTATCAACGCGGTGAGGGGGACTCTTGGCCTTTCGACGACCTATAAGAGCAAAAAGAGAGCAAGCAAGCAACCACACTCTCATTCCCCCGCCCGCTGCTTTATCTAGCTCGAGCGCTCAGATCCAATCTAGCTTCCAACAACTTCAAACTCCCCCACCCAGCCATGGCTGATACCATCCAAGGGCACTTGGGTGGTTCTCTCCCGATGGAGGGCACCATTCTAGAGCTGTGGGCGGTGGGATACATCCCCGCAAGCACCAGGACCCACACTCACGGTGACAACTAGCAAGTACCCGCTCCCAAGCCAGGGGAGCGGGTAATCTTTGTCCCCCACCTCATCCGAGGTATGGGGTTCCCGATGCACCCCTTTGTGCGCGATATGATGTTCTACTATGGGCTCGACTTCCACCACATGGCTCCAAACTCCATCCTCCACCTCGACTCCTTCATCATGGTCTGCGAGGCGTTCCTCCACCATGAGCTGCACTTTGGGCTCTGGCTAAAGATCTTCGGGGTCAAGCCGAAGTCCAGCGGCTCCGAGATGGCGGAGTGTGGAGGGGCCATGGTCTACAAGACCAAAAATGTTGACTAGTTCAAGGGAACCTTCATCGACATGGTGAAGGAATGGTAGCACGAGTGGTTTTACATCAGTCAGCTGCTCGCCCCGGCGGAAGTCCCAACTTTCTCGGTCGGTGCCCCCACAAAAGTTCAGGTCCTCGAGGGAGAAGAGCATCACCTGGGGGAACCTCGAGGAGGTGGAGGTACTGATCAAGAAGATCAAGTGGTGGTCCACCGAGAAGAACCTCGAGCTCCCTGTAGGAtataaagtatgtctagaggggggtgattggactacttgaccaaataaaaacatagccttttcccaattttagttgtgggctagttttagcagTTGTataaagtcaagcacaccctacacatacaagtctaagagtatagcagcagaacgtaatgacatgcaaatgtaagtagagggtagggataggaagatcaaacgcaaaggttgacacgacgatttttggcgtggttttgataggtggtgctattgtacgtccacgttagtggagacttaaaCCCATGGAGGGTCGGTCGCGTGAGTGCATGAAGGGCttaacccatggagggtccacggagaagcaaccttgtctattccaccatggcttacgtccatgcaAGACTagtctcactcggggtagatcttcatgaagtaggcgatctccttgcccttacaaacttcttggttcaacaccacaacacaaagtaggagcctcccaagcgacacctaaccaatctaggaggcaccttcCTCCAAAAGgttatagatgtggtagtatgatgaactccttgctcttgtgcttcaaaaaataGTCACCCCaacctcaatcactctctcacagatttggcatgggtagaaccGTATAAGAGACTGATTGGGTGTAAATCAACTTGGGGAGGCCGGAAATCaaatttcaaatggatggattggaatatcttgatctcaacacatgagtaggtgactcTCTCTAAGAAATATGGATTtggaaagtgtgtgtgtgtgtgtgtgttctgagtgcttcctctatgaatgagaagtggtggatgggtatacatatgcatctccaaaaatccaaccgttacaatattattgcccaacccggtgaaaccgaagtgaatctcggtggcatcgatttgcacaaaatgtggcaactttgaaattcttggtGGGACCCatatatgaatctcgatggtaccgatatggtgacctaggactatttccaaatctcgatgagaccgattccaaaactctgaaattttgattcttgaaaacgacataccagaaagttggtcactggtttcggtggcaccgaaatgaaagttggtggtatcaagattctagggtttggcaaaggttccgTCTCTGAAAAAATcgttagggccgaatggaaattatTGGTGGCCCCAATTTTgttgtttaggctttggacacaGAACTTTGTGGGAGattgactgagtatttttggtggctatctctaagcacttgagcaaccaattaatcatagatacctcacccccttttaatagtattgtctttcctatggactcaaatgtgatttttcACAAATACAAAAtgcagagtcttgtagcttgaagcttggccaatcctattcctttccttgcatcaagaggTTCTCcttacaatcctttagccaacgcatctttgaacttt
Coding sequences within:
- the LOC123443980 gene encoding uncharacterized protein LOC123443980 isoform X2, with product MADGQDRQENTNLTHQGRPNKRTASVLDSITDTVKEGTPEYNLDEPTMEQKLESLNLLNKSEFLEEQSTSLAPPSADSVYILLKQALRADDHTELVKCLYNRDEKVIVKSVSLLTPGDALKLLKFFVSSIQSRGAKLVCLLPWLQTLLSRHMSSIVSQESSLLLLNSLYQLIDARTSTFKSALQLSTTLDYRFSEIADEETDKEEAVAPIIYEDKDTDDEESEIDAMETDGESEELGDVTDALKHSDGNDIMSD